The DNA sequence CGTCAAATCCTTACCAGCGAAATTGGACTCGTATACCAGTCCGTCGCTTTTGCCTCCCATGTAATCCGTATCAGCGGAAGGGAATGACTTACGCAAGGAGGCCGTTTTTGGCTGGGCCGCTACTTCTTCCACGTAAGAAGCAATCATAATCCGGCGACCATTCAGACTGACTTTTTGTTCGGAAAGACCCATGTAAATTAGATTAATAACGGTCGAATGTGCCGTTGAAGGAAGCAAGAAACACTCCTTCAACGGCAGTACATGGATCAAATTTAAAAACTTTTTGTTTTTAAACCGTGCTTTTCTATCGTTTTTTGAAAACTTTTATTCCAAGTCTTCGTAATCAATACGATTCAATGCCTTGCGTAGATCATCTTCTCCAAGTTTTTCACCTTTCAAAGTGATGATAAAGCGATCATCATAAAAGAAGATCAACTCCCCTACTCCACTGTCGGCATTCCATTTTTCAAAAGCCTTATGACCGTCGATGACCGTTGTTCTTTCATAACCAAAATCACCTTCTCGGTCTACTTCCACACTGGCCCAGGCTACCATCCCCAACTTGGCGATACCCATCTGGCCAGCATCTACGACGGTCACGTCAACAGACTTGTCATCCTCTTGGTACTTTGCTTCGGCTTGGGAAATAGTAAAGCCCATTGCGCCCGTTTTTTCGCCCGTGTGCTTCGTCCGGTCCATGCCGAGCAGTTTATCAGGTAAAATGGCCTTGATATCACGAAAATTCATCACCTCTACCGTTTCTCCATTCTCTGCGTTTTTACGTAACGATTCCGAAGCTTCAGCGAAAGCATCTGCCAAACCATTTTGCAGATCTTTCATATTGCCTTCACCAAGGTTGATGGTGACGGATTCTTTCTCTCCTTCGTCGTTTTCTACGGTGATATTGATACCGTCAGTATCAGATGTTTCTTCTTCAGCAGCCTTATCGCCACCACAGGAAAAGGTCAAAACAGATAAGCCCGAAAGCAAAAATAATAGGGATAATTTACGATGCATGATGTGTTTAAGTTTTAGTACCTGCCAAATATAACGGTTAGGCTCCTTAGCAAAAAGCAATTTTTCGATGAACGAGGCGGGTACAAAGACGAGCGGGTCAACCAGTTCGTAAAGGGGTGATTTTGTTTTGAACCACATAAGGGCACATAATTTTTTTTTTGAACCATACGTGGGATTATAAGGGGGAAGGATTGCCTACGCAAAACGAAATTTTGCGGACACTGCGACGTAGGCACAGCTAACGACGAACAGTGGCGACGTAGGCACAGCCAACGCCGAACAGGAATAAAAAAGCGTTCAACAACTAACATGGTCATTGAACGCTTTTTTTAGAACAAGAAAAACATAATTAAGCCTCTCCTTCTTCCTTCTCTTCTTCCTTCTCTTTACGCTTTTCCGGCCGCATCTGCGGAAAGAACAGTACTTCCTGGATACTGGTTTGGCCCGTTAGCAACATCACCAAACGATCGACACCGATGCCGATACCTGAAGTTGGTGGCATACCGTATTCCAGTGCACGTAGGAAGTCTTCGTCGAGTGCCATCGCTTCGTCGTCGCCGCGCTTTGCTAATCGCAATTGATCCTCGAAGCGTTCACGCTGATCGATGGGATCGTTGAGCTCGGTGTAGGCATTGGCCAGCTCCTTACCATTGACGATCAACTCAAAGCGCTCGACCAAACCTTCTTTGTCGCGGTGCTTTTTGGTAAGCGGAGACATTTCTACCGGATAGTCCGTAATAAAGGTAGGCTGGATCAACTGCCATTCGACTTTCTCGCCGAAAATTTCATCGATCAACTTGCCTTTGCCCATGCTGTCTTCTACCTCGATGTGCATCTCTTTCGCGACTTTGCGCAAGCCCTCTTCATCGAGGCCTGAGATGTCCACACCGGTATATTCTTTGATGGCATCATACATCGTCAGGCGGCGGAATGGGCCTTTAAAATCGATGACATGCTCTCCTACTTTGACCGTCGTTTCCCCAAGAACGGATTGGATGGCATGCTCCAACAGTTGCTCGGTGGTTTCCATCATCCAGTAGTAATCCTTGTAGGCCACGTAGAACTCCACCATCGTGAATTCAGGATTGTGTGTGGCGTCCATGCCCTCATTACGGAACATTTTACCAAACTCGTAGACCCCGTCAAAACCGCCGACAATCAGGCGCTTGAGGTACAACTCATTGGCAATCCGCAAATAAAGCGGCATGTCCAAGGTATTGTGGTGCGTCTTGAAAGGACGCGCCGATGCACCGCCGTGAATGGGCTGTAATATGGGTGTTTCGACTTCCATCAAGCCTATTTCATCCAGGAAAAGACGCATGGCCGTGATCAGGCGACTGCGTTTGCGGAACAGATCGCGCACCTCCGCATTCACCGTAAGGTCTACATAACGCTGGCGGTAACGCAACTCTGGGTTTGTAAAGGCATC is a window from the Lewinella sp. LCG006 genome containing:
- the lysS gene encoding lysine--tRNA ligase, giving the protein MQLSEQEIVRRENLAAIREMGIDPFPAALFPVTHLAADLKAAAEFDEEDKLSTNFTEVCLAGRLMAKRGKGKASFAELQDASGRIQIYVSRDDIAPGEDKSLYNDLFKKLLDLGDFIGIKGYVFKTMVGEVSVHVTEFTFLGKSLRPLPVVKVDAEGKVHDAFTNPELRYRQRYVDLTVNAEVRDLFRKRSRLITAMRLFLDEIGLMEVETPILQPIHGGASARPFKTHHNTLDMPLYLRIANELYLKRLIVGGFDGVYEFGKMFRNEGMDATHNPEFTMVEFYVAYKDYYWMMETTEQLLEHAIQSVLGETTVKVGEHVIDFKGPFRRLTMYDAIKEYTGVDISGLDEEGLRKVAKEMHIEVEDSMGKGKLIDEIFGEKVEWQLIQPTFITDYPVEMSPLTKKHRDKEGLVERFELIVNGKELANAYTELNDPIDQRERFEDQLRLAKRGDDEAMALDEDFLRALEYGMPPTSGIGIGVDRLVMLLTGQTSIQEVLFFPQMRPEKRKEKEEEKEEGEA